The following are from one region of the Brienomyrus brachyistius isolate T26 chromosome 13, BBRACH_0.4, whole genome shotgun sequence genome:
- the LOC125706568 gene encoding forkhead box protein F1-like isoform X2: MTAEFAQASAQAPAQNNSTCTPSEEASGQTSAMEPTSSMTKNKKTNAGIRRPEKPPYSYIALIVMAIQSSPSKRLTLSEIYQFLQNRFPFFRGSYQGWKNSVRHNLSLNECFIKLPKGLGRPGKGHYWTMDPASEFMFEEGSFRRRPRGFRRKCQALKPVYSMMNGLGFNHLPESYNFQGTGGSLTCPASGFSLDSGIGMMNGHLNTMEGMGLAGHSASHMSPSSGHSYVGSCTGSDGGEYPHHDNRASPLLPGGGVIESHLSYSGAASTWANGPSYIKQPPLAPCNPGVNALQPALGAHPLDGGYLHQNGHDLQGTGQQTWGLSWTASPDMCK; this comes from the exons ATGACGGCAGAGTTTGCGCAAGCCTCGGCACAGGCCCCTGCTCAAAATAACTCCACGTGTACGCCATCGGAAGAAGCCAGCGGACAGACATCAGCGATGGAGCCCACCTCCTCGATgactaaaaataaaaagaccAACGCCGGAATCCGCCGGCCCGAGAAGCCACCCTATTCCTATATAGCTCTTATAGTCATGGCCATCCAGAGCTCACCCAGCAAGCGCCTGACGCTCAGTGAGATTTACCAGTTCCTCCAAAACCGATTTCCTTTCTTCAGGGGCTCCTACCAAGGATGGAAGAACTCCGTGCGCCACAACCTGTCCCTCAACGAATGCTTCATCAAGCTGCCCAAGGGTCTCGGCAGACCAGGGAAGGGGCACTACTGGACTATGGACCCCGCAAGTGAGTTCATGTTTGAAGAAGGGTCGTTCCGCAGGAGACCGAGGGGATTCCGGAGAAAATGCCAGGCGTTGAAACCCGTGTACAGCATGATGAACGGGCTGGGATTCAACCATTTACCGGAGTCCTATAACTTCCAGGGAACAGGAGGATCCCTGACCTGTCCTGCGAGCGGTTTCTCGCTGGATAGCGGGATTGGCATGATGAACGGGCACTTAAACACCATGGAAGGGATGGGTTTGGCAGGGCACTCTGCGTCTCACATGTCACCCAGCAGTGGGCATTCATATGTGGGGAGCTGTACAGGATCTGACGGGGGCGAGTATCCGCATCATGACAATCGAGCCTCACCGTTGCTTCCAGGCGGGGGAGTAATTGAGTCTCACCTAAGCTACTCCGGTGCAGCCTCCACCTGGGCAAACGGCCCCTCTTACATCAAGCAGCCGCCGCTGGCACCCTGCAACCCGGGAGTAAATGCGCTACAGCCGGCGTTGGGAGCGCACCCCCTGGACGGTGGCTATCTGCACCAGAATGGCCACGACCTACAAG GTACTGGTCAGCAGACGTGGGGTCTCAGCTGGACGGCATCTCCAGATATGTGTAAATAA
- the LOC125706568 gene encoding forkhead box protein F1-like isoform X1 — MTAEFAQASAQAPAQNNSTCTPSEEASGQTSAMEPTSSMTKNKKTNAGIRRPEKPPYSYIALIVMAIQSSPSKRLTLSEIYQFLQNRFPFFRGSYQGWKNSVRHNLSLNECFIKLPKGLGRPGKGHYWTMDPASEFMFEEGSFRRRPRGFRRKCQALKPVYSMMNGLGFNHLPESYNFQGTGGSLTCPASGFSLDSGIGMMNGHLNTMEGMGLAGHSASHMSPSSGHSYVGSCTGSDGGEYPHHDNRASPLLPGGGVIESHLSYSGAASTWANGPSYIKQPPLAPCNPGVNALQPALGAHPLDGGYLHQNGHDLQGIARYHPQSPAMCDRKEFVFPFNAMPSAAMHSAVGGPYYHQQGAYQDIKPCVM, encoded by the exons ATGACGGCAGAGTTTGCGCAAGCCTCGGCACAGGCCCCTGCTCAAAATAACTCCACGTGTACGCCATCGGAAGAAGCCAGCGGACAGACATCAGCGATGGAGCCCACCTCCTCGATgactaaaaataaaaagaccAACGCCGGAATCCGCCGGCCCGAGAAGCCACCCTATTCCTATATAGCTCTTATAGTCATGGCCATCCAGAGCTCACCCAGCAAGCGCCTGACGCTCAGTGAGATTTACCAGTTCCTCCAAAACCGATTTCCTTTCTTCAGGGGCTCCTACCAAGGATGGAAGAACTCCGTGCGCCACAACCTGTCCCTCAACGAATGCTTCATCAAGCTGCCCAAGGGTCTCGGCAGACCAGGGAAGGGGCACTACTGGACTATGGACCCCGCAAGTGAGTTCATGTTTGAAGAAGGGTCGTTCCGCAGGAGACCGAGGGGATTCCGGAGAAAATGCCAGGCGTTGAAACCCGTGTACAGCATGATGAACGGGCTGGGATTCAACCATTTACCGGAGTCCTATAACTTCCAGGGAACAGGAGGATCCCTGACCTGTCCTGCGAGCGGTTTCTCGCTGGATAGCGGGATTGGCATGATGAACGGGCACTTAAACACCATGGAAGGGATGGGTTTGGCAGGGCACTCTGCGTCTCACATGTCACCCAGCAGTGGGCATTCATATGTGGGGAGCTGTACAGGATCTGACGGGGGCGAGTATCCGCATCATGACAATCGAGCCTCACCGTTGCTTCCAGGCGGGGGAGTAATTGAGTCTCACCTAAGCTACTCCGGTGCAGCCTCCACCTGGGCAAACGGCCCCTCTTACATCAAGCAGCCGCCGCTGGCACCCTGCAACCCGGGAGTAAATGCGCTACAGCCGGCGTTGGGAGCGCACCCCCTGGACGGTGGCTATCTGCACCAGAATGGCCACGACCTACAAG GAATCGCACGCTATCATCCCCAGTCTCCTGCCATGTGTGACAGGAAGGAATTCGTCTTCCCCTTCAACGCGATGCCATCGGCTGCCATGCACTCTGCAGTTGGCGGCCCTTATTATCATCAGCAAGGCGCATATCAAGACATAAAACCCTGCGTTATGTGA